One Ornithorhynchus anatinus isolate Pmale09 chromosome 2, mOrnAna1.pri.v4, whole genome shotgun sequence DNA segment encodes these proteins:
- the AIG1 gene encoding androgen-induced gene 1 protein isoform X4, with amino-acid sequence MALVPCQVLRVAILLSYCSILCNYKAIEMPAHRTYGGSWKFLTFIDLNLAKQNV; translated from the exons ATGGCGCTCGTCCCCTGCCAGGTGCTGCGGGTGGCCATCCTGCTCTCCTACTGCTCCATCCTCTGCAACTACAAGGCCATCGAGATGCCCGCGCACCGCACCTACGGCGGCAGCTGGAAATTTCTGACGTTCATCGACCTG AACTTGGCCAAGCAGAACGTGTGA
- the AIG1 gene encoding androgen-induced gene 1 protein isoform X3: MALVPCQVLRVAILLSYCSILCNYKAIEMPAHRTYGGSWKFLTFIDLPSILMIYWESECSRRHPGDY, encoded by the exons ATGGCGCTCGTCCCCTGCCAGGTGCTGCGGGTGGCCATCCTGCTCTCCTACTGCTCCATCCTCTGCAACTACAAGGCCATCGAGATGCCCGCGCACCGCACCTACGGCGGCAGCTGGAAATTTCTGACGTTCATCGACCTG CCTTCTATATTGATGATTTACTGGGAAAGCGAATGCTCAAGAAGACATCCAGGTGATTATTAA